Proteins encoded within one genomic window of Methanobrevibacter thaueri:
- a CDS encoding geranylgeranylglyceryl/heptaprenylglyceryl phosphate synthase: protein MKDVENYIRDILKTRKIHFTLIDPDEQTPEEALEIATQAIEGGTDGIMIGGSTVNGDDVDNTCKILSENIAVPIIIFPGNTSSVSKYADAIFYMSYVNSTNPYWINGAQAIAAPAVKASGMEILSMHYMVVEPGGTVGWVGNANLVPRNKPKIPAVYAMSAELFGIKFFYLEAGSGAQEPIPAEMVAYSKKAAPKNILVVGGGIRDGKAAYMAAKAGGDIIVTGTVVEEVDDVKAKIQELTGAILKASQE from the coding sequence ATGAAAGATGTAGAAAATTATATTAGAGATATATTAAAAACACGTAAAATTCATTTTACATTGATTGATCCTGATGAACAGACTCCGGAGGAGGCTTTGGAAATAGCAACACAGGCTATTGAAGGAGGCACTGATGGAATAATGATTGGAGGATCCACTGTAAATGGAGATGATGTTGATAATACTTGTAAGATATTATCTGAAAATATTGCAGTGCCTATTATTATTTTCCCGGGCAATACAAGTAGTGTAAGCAAATATGCTGATGCAATCTTTTACATGAGTTATGTAAACTCAACCAATCCGTACTGGATCAACGGTGCTCAGGCAATAGCCGCACCGGCGGTTAAGGCATCAGGAATGGAGATTTTATCCATGCATTACATGGTTGTCGAACCTGGCGGAACCGTTGGATGGGTCGGAAACGCTAATCTTGTACCAAGAAACAAGCCAAAGATTCCAGCGGTATATGCAATGTCCGCCGAATTGTTCGGAATCAAGTTCTTCTACTTAGAAGCTGGTTCAGGCGCTCAGGAACCAATTCCAGCTGAAATGGTTGCATACTCTAAAAAGGCAGCCCCTAAAAACATTTTAGTTGTTGGAGGAGGAATCCGTGACGGCAAGGCAGCTTATATGGCAGCAAAAGCCGGTGGTGACATCATCGTTACCGGTACCGTTGTGGAAGAAGTTGATGACGTTAAAGCTAAAATTCAAGAATTGACCGGAGCTATCCTAAAAGCTTCACAAGAGTAG
- a CDS encoding AAA family ATPase: MIFTKLKLNNFKSHENTVISFNKGISVIVGENGAGKSTILEAISFALFKQHTGKRIDDLVRNNAQSMSVELEFTSNNREYKIVREKKSNLKSSIYKKTSSEGGYAHICTGDKEVASEIRQILDIDSDLFLNAIYIRQGEIAELVDKTPAEKKLLIGKLLGLDSLEKAWKNFLPFITDYENQLSELKGKLYNSDKLYEDRDKKRSELNILKNRGHELEQEIEEVKVLLNDISESKRNMEREKEIYDHQVNNLEVEENTLIKLEEDKHLVQDNLDKIHKAEEEIGRLEKFVSKLDVYLDFEKSVSSIQSLKIQQDEIEDKLDSIANQKEIVSTKKEGYDFYLKSDEDITNLNNQKNDFEKELATIAKLEKDKKDLLKDIEDERNDIEDFFSKSKDKLDEEGMNQDTLAEIDDFNHLEEATNDFISQTSSKVKDLTEEIISKNEDIVVYKQNIKSSEKPLNDLKDVDNKCPVCQSDISLYQKKQLVKQYQAQISENEKLISVNEENVRLLSKNKASFEEKLEGLQELSKKIVEYKQKFNHLQEQLVKLNKIDEGLEGKEYISNKLGDIILFIANKKADRERFKEDYDAFNQAKGALEVLGSEAETQQKLKQVENEIDNHVTNIKLAIDQDPHLSSDISPEELRDRIDDLKQKNEEYNQLKGFVQNKQNYMTQLDSIKEDIGVSINQIDITKNKIEASKYDKEKYDQIIYSSELYERRFNTFNSELSEIKGRARESIAVLNDLNEKIAIADKFEQEYRDISDYINLLDHIRNLYSKNGIQRELRNISRPLIQKHTKEFFNEFNFNYSDLTIDDEYEVTVYGPEGESSMSMVSGGEKIAIALALRLGITQAMANGELDTILLDEPTIHLDSSRKHELINLLKEMSSLPQMIIVTHESQLENAADNLIKVEKENGISKVIM, encoded by the coding sequence ATGATTTTCACAAAACTAAAATTGAATAACTTCAAGTCACATGAAAATACTGTCATATCATTCAACAAGGGCATTAGTGTGATTGTTGGTGAAAACGGTGCTGGAAAATCCACAATACTTGAGGCTATCAGCTTTGCATTATTCAAACAACATACAGGTAAAAGAATTGATGATTTGGTAAGAAATAATGCTCAGTCAATGTCCGTTGAGCTGGAATTCACTTCCAATAACAGGGAATATAAAATCGTCCGTGAGAAAAAATCCAATCTAAAATCATCCATCTACAAGAAGACATCTTCAGAAGGAGGATATGCACACATCTGCACAGGAGATAAGGAAGTGGCTTCAGAGATTCGCCAAATCCTTGACATCGATTCAGACTTATTCCTAAATGCAATCTACATCAGGCAAGGCGAAATCGCCGAACTTGTTGACAAGACACCTGCAGAGAAAAAATTATTGATAGGTAAACTATTAGGTCTGGATTCACTTGAAAAGGCATGGAAAAACTTTTTGCCATTCATCACAGATTATGAAAATCAACTTTCAGAGCTTAAGGGTAAATTATACAATTCTGATAAATTGTATGAGGACCGTGACAAAAAGCGTTCCGAGTTAAACATCTTGAAAAACAGAGGTCATGAACTAGAACAGGAAATTGAGGAAGTCAAAGTTCTTTTAAACGACATTTCTGAAAGCAAACGTAATATGGAACGTGAAAAGGAAATCTATGACCATCAGGTCAACAATCTGGAAGTAGAAGAGAACACATTAATCAAGCTTGAAGAGGACAAGCATTTGGTTCAAGACAATCTGGACAAGATCCACAAGGCTGAAGAGGAAATAGGCAGATTGGAAAAATTCGTCTCAAAGCTGGACGTTTACCTTGACTTTGAAAAGTCAGTTTCAAGCATTCAAAGTCTCAAGATTCAACAAGACGAGATTGAAGACAAGCTGGATTCAATAGCTAATCAAAAGGAAATTGTTTCAACTAAAAAAGAAGGTTATGATTTCTACTTGAAATCTGATGAGGATATTACAAATTTAAACAATCAGAAAAATGATTTTGAAAAGGAATTGGCCACAATCGCTAAGCTTGAAAAGGATAAGAAGGATTTGCTGAAGGATATTGAAGATGAAAGAAATGACATTGAAGACTTCTTCTCAAAATCCAAAGACAAGCTGGATGAAGAGGGCATGAATCAGGACACTCTTGCGGAAATCGATGATTTCAACCACCTTGAAGAGGCAACCAATGATTTCATTAGTCAGACTTCATCAAAAGTCAAAGACTTGACCGAGGAGATCATTTCCAAAAACGAGGATATTGTTGTCTACAAGCAAAACATCAAATCCTCTGAAAAGCCGTTGAATGACTTGAAGGATGTTGACAATAAGTGTCCGGTATGCCAATCCGACATCAGTTTATATCAGAAAAAGCAATTGGTCAAGCAGTATCAGGCCCAGATATCAGAAAACGAGAAACTGATTAGTGTAAATGAGGAAAATGTTCGTTTATTATCCAAAAACAAGGCAAGTTTTGAAGAGAAACTTGAAGGGCTTCAGGAATTGTCTAAAAAGATTGTCGAATACAAACAAAAATTCAATCATTTGCAGGAGCAATTAGTTAAACTGAACAAGATTGATGAGGGCCTGGAAGGCAAGGAGTATATCAGCAACAAGTTAGGCGACATCATACTGTTCATAGCTAATAAAAAGGCAGATCGTGAAAGATTTAAAGAAGATTATGATGCATTCAATCAGGCTAAGGGAGCATTGGAAGTTTTAGGCAGTGAAGCCGAAACCCAACAAAAACTGAAGCAGGTTGAAAATGAAATCGATAATCATGTCACCAATATCAAATTGGCTATAGATCAGGACCCTCACTTGAGCAGCGACATCAGTCCTGAAGAGCTTAGGGACCGCATTGATGACTTAAAACAGAAAAATGAGGAATATAATCAGCTCAAGGGTTTTGTTCAAAATAAACAGAACTACATGACCCAACTTGATTCCATCAAGGAGGACATTGGAGTTTCAATCAACCAAATAGACATAACCAAAAATAAGATTGAGGCATCAAAGTATGATAAGGAAAAATATGACCAAATCATATACAGTTCCGAGTTATATGAAAGAAGGTTCAACACATTCAACAGTGAACTTTCAGAAATCAAGGGCAGGGCACGTGAGTCAATTGCAGTTTTAAATGATTTAAACGAGAAGATTGCCATTGCGGATAAGTTTGAACAGGAATACAGGGACATATCCGATTATATTAATTTGCTCGACCACATAAGGAATTTATACAGTAAGAATGGTATTCAAAGGGAATTAAGGAATATTTCAAGGCCTTTAATCCAAAAGCATACCAAGGAATTCTTCAATGAGTTCAACTTCAACTACTCCGACTTGACTATTGATGACGAATATGAAGTGACCGTTTACGGTCCTGAAGGCGAATCATCAATGAGCATGGTCAGTGGTGGTGAAAAAATCGCTATTGCACTTGCCTTAAGGTTAGGTATTACCCAAGCAATGGCCAATGGTGAACTGGATACTATTCTATTGGATGAGCCTACAATTCATTTGGATTCATCCAGAAAACATGAGCTTATCAATCTCTTGAAGGAAATGTCATCATTGCCCCAAATGATTATTGTAACTCATGAGTCTCAGCTTGAAAATGCCGCTGACAATCTAATCAAGGTTGAAAAAGAGAATGGTATTTCTAAAGTAATAATGTAG
- a CDS encoding metallophosphoesterase family protein, whose product MKFAHLADTHLGYRQYGLFEREKDFYEVFEKVIDKIIEENVDFVIHSGDLFETARPSPMALLTFQKGLLKLKGAGIPMYAIAGNHDVVMRKGSIPPQVIFKKMGLKVISNINPTYLHGDIFIAGLPYYPASHGKVLRSKLAELSEKASQHEKSILVLHQGIDKYFGYNYELEIGELPDNFNYYALGHIHKYVNDKYGEGRLVYPGSAEIWKTSEIPDYMKNGKGFVVVEMEGSKTTVKRVKVDMPREFIQRTLDYNNLESGVAGIKEIIKDFEKKPILNLTINNVESDTSRVYEIIKEELGDLSLMIRPTFNMFDMEVPGDIVDDNNKLGPKELIVKQLELYGSSDIDTLATDLYDLLSKDKMDESGELIDQFYHEHYAHITEEDVELEDEEAEKQPPKEEEKDVQVTFKEVLE is encoded by the coding sequence ATGAAATTTGCACATTTAGCAGATACTCATTTAGGTTATCGCCAATATGGATTATTTGAGCGAGAAAAAGACTTTTATGAAGTATTTGAAAAGGTTATTGATAAAATAATTGAAGAAAATGTCGATTTTGTAATACATAGCGGTGACTTATTTGAAACCGCAAGACCTTCACCTATGGCTTTACTGACTTTCCAAAAGGGTTTGTTAAAGCTAAAAGGTGCGGGAATACCTATGTATGCAATCGCAGGAAATCACGACGTTGTAATGCGTAAGGGATCCATCCCTCCACAGGTAATATTCAAGAAAATGGGCTTGAAGGTAATCAGCAACATCAACCCGACATACCTGCATGGGGACATATTTATTGCAGGGCTGCCATACTATCCTGCATCACATGGAAAGGTCCTAAGAAGCAAACTGGCCGAACTGTCAGAAAAGGCATCCCAGCATGAAAAATCAATATTGGTTTTACACCAGGGAATCGACAAGTATTTCGGCTATAATTATGAGTTGGAAATAGGTGAACTTCCCGACAACTTCAACTATTACGCATTAGGCCACATTCACAAATATGTCAACGATAAATATGGCGAGGGAAGATTGGTTTATCCGGGTTCTGCTGAAATCTGGAAAACCTCCGAAATACCTGATTACATGAAAAACGGCAAGGGTTTTGTTGTTGTTGAAATGGAAGGTTCTAAAACAACAGTCAAAAGGGTTAAAGTGGACATGCCAAGGGAATTCATTCAAAGAACTCTTGACTATAACAATCTGGAAAGCGGTGTTGCTGGAATCAAGGAAATAATCAAGGACTTTGAAAAGAAGCCTATCCTAAACTTGACAATCAACAATGTCGAGTCAGACACCAGCAGGGTCTATGAAATAATCAAGGAGGAATTGGGAGATTTGTCCCTAATGATCAGGCCTACATTCAACATGTTTGACATGGAGGTCCCCGGTGATATTGTCGATGACAATAATAAGTTGGGTCCAAAAGAACTAATCGTCAAACAGTTGGAATTATATGGAAGCAGCGATATTGACACATTGGCCACCGATTTGTATGACTTGCTGTCAAAGGATAAAATGGACGAATCCGGTGAGCTGATTGACCAATTCTACCATGAACATTATGCTCATATCACTGAAGAGGATGTTGAATTGGAAGATGAGGAAGCAGAAAAGCAACCTCCCAAAGAGGAAGAGAAAGATGTACAAGTAACATTTAAGGAGGTTCTAGAATGA
- a CDS encoding DNA double-strand break repair nuclease NurA codes for MLNSLYEKAIAKRGFIQDIESDTDIESQLEHKWFNRFIDENHGDFSIAAGDGSFNKKKFLTTNFCAVGAESIIYDGEIKKIDDSDIFDIPHVSFLDELLSNYMAIYELKCALRAIKDYNVDYYMLDGSILGDLQNAFPRGAKLPSKIKENLDESTLNEFERRLSHRHYGLVFPEIRDSLKLMELPKSEEMNKVEEYNLHLASIEKIILLREILQYRKKIISISKTSSDNELFHWNIPDIAFLDKFTHQQGMSIIKYKSVWEKAAFPYYNDFFKKITFTIFYVRFQNNKNVLKVELPYKASKDHVFELIKKINALSVQGYPYLLNKAHNDVVITDRNMKELVKIAKIYETTNREVMSW; via the coding sequence ATGTTAAATTCATTGTATGAAAAAGCCATCGCTAAAAGAGGATTTATCCAGGATATAGAATCTGACACGGATATTGAAAGCCAACTGGAACATAAATGGTTTAACAGATTCATTGATGAAAATCATGGAGATTTTTCAATTGCCGCAGGAGATGGAAGCTTCAATAAGAAGAAATTCCTCACCACTAACTTCTGTGCGGTTGGAGCGGAATCCATTATTTATGATGGTGAAATTAAAAAGATTGACGACTCAGACATATTCGACATACCTCATGTGAGTTTTCTTGACGAACTGTTAAGCAATTATATGGCGATATATGAACTGAAATGTGCATTAAGAGCTATAAAGGATTATAACGTTGATTATTACATGTTGGACGGGTCAATTTTAGGGGACCTGCAGAACGCATTTCCAAGAGGGGCCAAGTTGCCGTCAAAAATCAAGGAAAATCTTGACGAGTCCACATTGAACGAGTTTGAAAGAAGACTGTCCCATAGGCATTACGGATTGGTCTTTCCTGAAATTAGGGACTCTCTCAAGCTGATGGAATTGCCCAAAAGTGAGGAAATGAATAAGGTTGAGGAGTATAACCTTCACCTGGCCTCTATTGAAAAAATCATTCTTTTAAGGGAAATATTGCAATACCGCAAGAAAATAATATCAATTTCAAAAACCTCATCTGACAATGAGCTTTTCCATTGGAACATTCCGGATATTGCATTTCTTGACAAGTTCACACATCAACAGGGAATGTCCATAATAAAATATAAGTCCGTATGGGAAAAGGCGGCATTTCCGTATTACAATGACTTTTTCAAAAAGATTACGTTTACAATATTTTATGTAAGGTTCCAAAACAACAAGAACGTATTAAAAGTTGAATTGCCTTATAAGGCAAGCAAGGACCACGTGTTTGAATTGATCAAAAAGATAAACGCCCTATCGGTTCAGGGATATCCGTACCTTTTGAACAAGGCCCACAATGATGTGGTAATAACCGATAGGAACATGAAGGAACTGGTGAAAATAGCTAAGATTTACGAGACAACAAATAGGGAAGTGATGTCATGGTAG
- a CDS encoding Mur ligase family protein has product MRAAVIGLGVEGKKAVNSLLKHGWDVYATDLNMNVDLDGLDLPNLSMNLIEDSQSVSIVGDKITVDLGFSNSYAIEECDAIAISPSMFGGAFANRLLESNELLCDVVCGHRDLFTIGITGTNGKTTTVHMLKSILEDAGRKVLVGGNGGGGFSGYYDLILEANEGDYDILLVEVCDMTLDFANYCFDFDMVGLTNIGNDHMDVHKTIANYKDSLVRFFSNKTIFTAYNQDFNSDFKESASQTIPYFVYQDELKLFGKFNMLNAGLAAAIAKELKVPKDIIRQSLANFNAVEGRLDVYKINDADVYVGKTDNSDALASILAERNFYALFIGTPRHHEEHRLDILDVAVQYNPEVIVLFPGLDDTLDIAIYRLNSLGYMGNIITVNTLDQIIELVAEYSHEDAILIGGNGQETIIEIQERIKLISEKL; this is encoded by the coding sequence ATGAGAGCAGCGGTAATTGGTTTAGGTGTAGAAGGTAAGAAAGCGGTAAATTCTCTTTTAAAACATGGATGGGATGTTTATGCCACTGATTTGAACATGAATGTTGATTTGGACGGTTTGGATTTGCCTAACTTGTCCATGAACTTGATTGAAGATAGTCAATCAGTTTCCATTGTTGGAGATAAGATAACCGTTGACTTGGGTTTTTCCAATTCCTACGCCATTGAGGAGTGCGATGCAATAGCAATCAGCCCGAGCATGTTTGGAGGGGCATTTGCCAATCGCCTGCTTGAAAGCAATGAGCTCTTATGTGATGTTGTTTGCGGACATAGGGATCTCTTCACAATAGGCATTACCGGAACCAACGGTAAGACAACCACTGTCCATATGCTCAAAAGCATTTTGGAGGATGCAGGACGCAAGGTTTTAGTTGGCGGCAACGGTGGTGGAGGATTTTCAGGCTATTATGATTTGATTCTCGAGGCGAATGAAGGGGATTATGACATTCTATTGGTGGAAGTGTGCGATATGACCCTTGATTTTGCAAACTATTGCTTTGATTTTGACATGGTCGGCCTTACAAATATCGGGAATGACCATATGGACGTTCACAAGACAATTGCCAATTATAAAGACTCTCTAGTTAGATTCTTTTCAAACAAGACAATTTTCACAGCATATAATCAGGATTTCAACAGTGACTTCAAGGAATCTGCCAGTCAAACAATTCCTTATTTTGTTTATCAGGATGAATTGAAATTATTCGGAAAGTTCAATATGCTCAATGCGGGCTTGGCTGCAGCAATTGCCAAGGAGCTTAAGGTGCCAAAGGACATCATCAGGCAAAGCCTGGCTAATTTCAATGCCGTTGAAGGCCGTTTGGATGTATATAAAATCAATGACGCTGACGTTTATGTCGGAAAGACCGACAATTCAGATGCATTGGCTTCAATTTTGGCTGAAAGGAACTTTTATGCATTGTTTATAGGCACTCCAAGGCATCATGAAGAGCATAGGCTTGATATCTTGGATGTTGCAGTCCAATACAATCCTGAAGTGATTGTTTTGTTCCCAGGTTTGGATGACACTTTAGACATTGCTATCTATAGACTTAATTCCTTGGGTTATATGGGCAATATCATAACTGTCAACACGCTTGACCAGATCATTGAATTGGTTGCCGAGTATTCTCATGAAGATGCAATACTGATTGGAGGCAACGGTCAGGAAACCATCATTGAGATTCAAGAAAGAATAAAGCTAATTTCCGAAAAACTATAA
- a CDS encoding nuclease, which produces MFEDDRDDKIYNLVITNGIDKNNEYGQFTEKLFSKVDFLWKESISGSYELAGEGFYKKVDRIILLAGLYNDNKELFGHLLNAAEKYEIPIVLVRPMGLEEVPEVLEEKAATIVGWNANCIIDAIKDAPETM; this is translated from the coding sequence ATGTTTGAAGATGACAGGGACGACAAGATTTACAATTTGGTTATAACAAACGGCATTGACAAAAACAATGAATACGGTCAATTCACTGAAAAATTATTCTCAAAAGTTGATTTCCTATGGAAAGAATCAATATCCGGCTCCTATGAACTTGCAGGAGAAGGATTTTACAAAAAAGTGGACAGGATCATCCTATTGGCCGGATTGTATAATGACAATAAGGAACTGTTCGGACACTTATTAAACGCAGCTGAAAAGTATGAGATACCTATCGTTCTTGTAAGGCCAATGGGCCTTGAGGAAGTTCCTGAAGTATTGGAAGAAAAAGCTGCAACCATTGTTGGATGGAACGCAAACTGCATAATCGATGCAATTAAAGATGCACCTGAAACAATGTAA
- a CDS encoding helicase HerA-like domain-containing protein, which yields MVVGICVGETSLTEVTFISDKMPQVGEYVTIEYDGKKVLGMIENLVRGNDALNIDINDFKAIRQISKIGAEDNYIRGKVKILGDVNDNLKLPRTPVLPGTEIKLADAEILKEIFKVTNPIKLGALVNQSDVEVNVEANPILSRHLAILAMTGAGKSNTVAVLIDQLLGYSVPVFIFDMHGEYKDAEFPNGNVNVIKPKINPQYMTFYEIKKLVNIPSNGYIQERHFRRAFKKAKEMLSDGVAHTNNFLQIIYDILEADSQVEGSDKQIVDVMNKIDDSMDRYSNLFDQYTGNILTSIKKAHANVLDLSQVDESVASVLVSHILRNSLQRSKNAAHSGNKKELLDNSIFFILEEAHILAPNKRDSDSKRWIQRVAREGRKFGLGLCLVSQSPKTVDHDALSQMNNMIILRLVEPEDQRHVQSASESLSQDLINQLPSLNVGEAIVLGLMTRVPTLVKIDKFKGRRHGDDMDIVSHFINSQKDDEKEIDDLEDELLDMGYDY from the coding sequence ATGGTAGTTGGAATTTGCGTAGGGGAAACCTCCCTGACAGAAGTTACATTCATATCAGATAAGATGCCGCAAGTTGGCGAATATGTAACAATAGAATATGACGGAAAGAAAGTTTTAGGAATGATTGAAAATCTGGTGAGAGGAAATGATGCCCTAAACATCGATATCAATGACTTTAAAGCGATACGACAGATATCCAAGATTGGAGCTGAAGACAACTACATTCGCGGAAAGGTTAAGATTCTTGGGGACGTCAACGACAACTTGAAACTGCCCCGCACACCTGTGCTGCCGGGAACCGAAATCAAATTGGCCGATGCTGAAATCCTTAAGGAGATATTTAAGGTTACAAACCCGATAAAACTGGGGGCTCTTGTTAATCAGAGTGATGTTGAGGTCAATGTTGAAGCAAACCCTATATTGTCAAGGCACCTTGCGATTCTTGCGATGACAGGTGCAGGTAAATCAAACACCGTGGCGGTTCTAATTGACCAATTGCTTGGCTACAGCGTTCCTGTATTCATATTCGATATGCATGGAGAATATAAGGATGCCGAATTCCCGAACGGCAACGTCAATGTCATCAAGCCGAAAATCAATCCGCAATACATGACATTTTATGAAATCAAGAAGCTTGTAAACATCCCAAGCAACGGCTACATTCAGGAAAGGCACTTCAGAAGGGCATTTAAAAAGGCAAAGGAAATGCTCAGCGATGGTGTTGCGCACACCAATAACTTCCTGCAGATAATTTATGACATTCTTGAAGCCGATTCACAGGTTGAAGGCTCAGACAAGCAGATTGTTGACGTGATGAACAAGATTGACGATTCAATGGACAGGTACTCCAACCTTTTCGACCAGTACACAGGAAATATCCTGACAAGCATCAAGAAGGCCCATGCAAATGTCCTTGATTTGAGTCAGGTCGATGAATCCGTTGCCAGTGTACTCGTAAGCCACATCCTGAGGAATTCCCTTCAAAGGTCCAAGAATGCAGCCCACAGCGGAAACAAGAAGGAACTGTTGGACAATTCCATATTCTTCATTCTTGAGGAGGCACATATTCTGGCTCCAAACAAAAGAGACAGCGATTCCAAACGCTGGATTCAGAGGGTTGCAAGAGAAGGCCGTAAGTTCGGATTGGGATTATGTCTGGTGAGCCAGTCACCGAAAACAGTTGACCATGACGCATTGTCACAGATGAACAACATGATCATCCTAAGGCTTGTTGAACCGGAGGACCAAAGGCACGTTCAATCAGCCAGCGAAAGCCTATCACAGGATTTGATCAATCAGTTGCCGTCATTGAACGTAGGGGAAGCCATTGTATTGGGTTTAATGACAAGGGTGCCTACCCTAGTGAAAATAGACAAGTTCAAAGGTCGCCGTCATGGTGATGACATGGATATCGTTTCACATTTCATCAACTCACAGAAGGATGATGAGAAGGAAATTGATGACTTGGAAGATGAACTTCTAGACATGGGATATGATTATTAA